In Treponema vincentii, a single window of DNA contains:
- a CDS encoding arsenate reductase family protein, translating to MTFIYYPKCRTCMKAKKWLGDHHIDYIERHIKEDNPSVAELQTWHRQSGLPLKKFFNTSGLLYKSLQLKDKLSGMTDDEMYSILASDGMLVKRPLIITKNKVLIGFKEKEWEESLV from the coding sequence ATGACTTTTATCTATTATCCTAAATGCAGAACGTGCATGAAAGCAAAAAAATGGCTTGGTGATCATCATATTGATTATATTGAGCGGCACATCAAAGAAGATAATCCATCTGTCGCTGAATTACAGACCTGGCATCGGCAAAGCGGACTGCCGCTGAAAAAATTTTTTAACACAAGCGGATTGTTGTATAAAAGTTTACAACTTAAAGACAAACTTTCCGGTATGACTGATGATGAAATGTATAGTATCTTGGCATCGGACGGCATGCTTGTAAAACGACCGCTTATTATTACGAAAAATAAAGTTCTTATCGGCTTTAAAGAAAAAGAATGGGAAGAAAGTCTTGTATAA
- a CDS encoding type II toxin-antitoxin system VapC family toxin — protein MIVTDDCSFRCKCIYIEIIFQREKDNTFKSIYHQGTWIIAPDLFIAEITNVLWKYYKAGRISHIDCIQYVQDGIDMVDDFIETRELWKEALAEGMKNNHSIYDMYYAVLARRNDATLITNNGALAKVCEKLSIDICDSVKVFL, from the coding sequence ATGATCGTAACAGATGATTGTAGTTTTAGATGTAAGTGCATCTATATAGAGATTATTTTTCAAAGAGAAAAAGACAATACATTTAAGAGTATATATCATCAAGGTACTTGGATTATTGCCCCCGATTTGTTTATAGCCGAAATTACAAATGTTTTATGGAAATATTATAAGGCAGGTCGCATATCTCATATTGATTGTATTCAATATGTTCAAGATGGAATTGATATGGTTGATGATTTTATTGAAACAAGAGAATTATGGAAAGAAGCTCTAGCAGAAGGAATGAAAAATAATCATTCGATTTATGATATGTATTATGCTGTATTAGCAAGAAGGAATGATGCGACTTTAATAACAAATAATGGAGCTTTAGCAAAAGTGTGTGAAAAATTGTCTATAGATATTTGTGACTCTGTGAAAGTCTTTCTGTAA
- a CDS encoding GNVR domain-containing protein gives MNDENNVVDEISLLDLISVLWRWKWLIVGVTGLISVAVFAYVFIGKKMAPEKSYMPDLYTSTAFIRVQIDAGAASDALVSMLRQSNPSNLAELAGSGIVLYIAGSNLFLDTVADELHIAEKYGIKNSVKTETRNIVKGLFKVKMDEKSGIFSVTATHIDPKFTQKAVSVAVDYYEKCFAELGLNKKAREKENLEKSLEQSFNEIKRLEQEVDNLENKKSRSGGGENVVPAIKQIKREIAIQEQVYEQLKVQYELLKVIIASENPAFQILAMPEIPERKSNPPRTKIYIIAFVAGLFFSIFLAFLLNALQEIWRDPSVRAKFLSKKEKHRES, from the coding sequence ATGAATGATGAAAATAATGTTGTCGATGAAATATCTTTGCTGGATTTAATTTCCGTATTGTGGCGGTGGAAATGGCTTATTGTCGGAGTAACCGGTTTGATATCGGTGGCTGTGTTTGCTTATGTTTTTATCGGTAAAAAAATGGCGCCTGAAAAATCATATATGCCGGATCTATATACCAGCACGGCTTTTATACGGGTACAGATCGATGCCGGCGCTGCGAGTGATGCCTTGGTGTCAATGCTGCGGCAAAGTAATCCCAGTAATCTAGCTGAATTGGCCGGCAGTGGAATAGTACTTTATATTGCAGGGAGTAATTTATTTCTTGATACTGTTGCCGATGAATTGCATATCGCCGAAAAATATGGGATTAAAAATTCTGTCAAAACAGAGACAAGGAATATAGTAAAGGGTCTGTTTAAGGTAAAGATGGACGAAAAAAGCGGAATATTTTCAGTAACCGCTACGCATATTGATCCTAAGTTTACGCAAAAAGCCGTATCGGTCGCTGTCGATTATTACGAAAAGTGTTTTGCGGAGCTCGGTTTGAATAAGAAGGCTCGAGAAAAAGAAAATTTGGAAAAAAGTTTGGAACAATCCTTTAATGAAATAAAACGCTTGGAGCAGGAAGTTGATAATTTGGAAAATAAAAAATCTCGTTCAGGTGGGGGAGAGAACGTTGTGCCTGCGATAAAGCAAATTAAACGTGAAATTGCTATCCAAGAACAGGTTTACGAACAGTTAAAAGTACAATATGAACTCTTAAAAGTAATAATTGCAAGCGAAAATCCCGCATTTCAAATACTGGCTATGCCGGAAATACCCGAAAGAAAATCAAATCCGCCGCGGACAAAAATATATATCATTGCTTTTGTCGCAGGATTGTTCTTTTCAATCTTTCTGGCATTTCTCTTAAACGCGCTACAAGAAATATGGAGAGATCCTTCAGTTCGCGCAAAATTTTTATCAAAAAAAGAAAAGCACCGCGAGTCATAA
- a CDS encoding glycosyltransferase family 2 protein, translated as MNEILLSIIIPAYNSGRFLPATLSMLVQQGLDDCEVIIINDGSIDSTESICRDFSNRCSEIRFVSQENQGVSAARNRGIEESHGRYLYFFDSDDSLTDGSLDFFRSILSRHDDNTTPELFVFSYELHRLDGVVKHLFSNKLHKTKIYDDTIKKYFFAKKIPWHICSCVFDRNFIVDNNILFPNGIKIGEDIVFMIQAITAAKCLYYHNRLCFIYQIRADSVMQGYKSYSMDRMKSFEIVRDAILKNSTAYATVKKEVNFFIANLYLANLVAYIKADVKDRKINSIFMQNKCFLYKRLSGRFINYGALCIARCIPLRIVFAILKYSV; from the coding sequence ATGAACGAAATTTTATTATCAATTATTATTCCGGCATATAATAGCGGGCGTTTTTTGCCTGCAACGCTGTCAATGCTTGTACAGCAAGGTCTTGATGATTGTGAAGTTATTATCATAAATGACGGTTCTATTGATTCCACTGAATCTATTTGTCGTGATTTCTCAAACCGTTGTTCAGAAATACGTTTCGTTTCACAAGAAAATCAAGGGGTTTCTGCTGCGCGAAATAGGGGTATAGAAGAATCACATGGTCGTTATTTATATTTTTTTGATTCTGATGACAGTCTTACTGATGGTAGCTTAGATTTTTTTCGTAGTATCTTGAGTCGACATGATGATAATACAACGCCAGAGCTCTTTGTGTTCAGTTATGAACTGCATAGACTTGATGGAGTTGTCAAGCATCTTTTTTCCAATAAACTGCATAAAACAAAAATATATGACGATACAATTAAAAAATATTTTTTTGCAAAGAAAATACCATGGCACATCTGTAGTTGTGTTTTTGATAGAAACTTTATCGTAGATAATAATATTCTCTTTCCCAATGGCATTAAAATTGGAGAGGATATTGTCTTTATGATACAAGCAATTACTGCCGCAAAGTGTTTGTATTATCATAATCGCTTGTGCTTTATCTATCAAATACGGGCTGACTCTGTGATGCAGGGCTATAAAAGTTATAGTATGGATAGAATGAAGTCATTTGAAATTGTACGGGATGCTATTTTAAAAAATTCCACAGCTTATGCTACGGTTAAAAAAGAAGTAAATTTTTTTATTGCAAATTTATATCTAGCTAATTTAGTTGCGTATATCAAAGCTGATGTTAAAGATAGAAAGATAAATAGTATTTTCATGCAAAATAAATGTTTTTTGTATAAAAGATTGTCGGGAAGATTTATCAATTATGGAGCGCTCTGTATTGCTCGATGCATTCCGCTTCGAATAGTTTTTGCAATTTTGAAATATTCTGTGTAG
- a CDS encoding glycosyltransferase, with translation MRILHIITNTELGGAQSVCIFLANAAAQEQNTVAVASMPGGYLWDQLHPDIIRYPVKTMVKPISLFPDIRCYFELKKIIRCFRPDIIHLHSSKAGALGRIAGIKYKDRIVYTVHGFDSIRLRHRVFLPLERLLQRYCAAIVAVSCYDEMNLKKEKIYTNVLTIHNGVQSPKTAVLRPFDNSGYKKVIMTVARISPQKRFDGFLTVASHHEMQDFLFVWVGGAAGKTLDDLQQEYTIPPNVLLLGDYPDASSLLVYCDLFILLTNYEGLPMTILEAMAQGKVVVASAVGGIPELVDDSNGMLVKNDEDAVMAIHQLLADEEKLKQMEQISVYKYLNYFTFETMYHKYAELYKTIFNLTREEE, from the coding sequence ATGAGAATATTGCATATTATAACGAATACGGAATTGGGAGGCGCGCAATCCGTTTGTATTTTTTTAGCAAATGCAGCAGCTCAAGAACAAAATACCGTTGCTGTAGCTAGTATGCCTGGTGGATATTTATGGGATCAATTACATCCTGATATTATCCGTTACCCGGTAAAAACAATGGTGAAGCCGATTAGCCTCTTTCCAGACATACGCTGTTATTTTGAATTAAAAAAAATTATTAGATGTTTTAGACCTGATATTATTCATTTGCATTCTAGCAAAGCGGGCGCATTAGGTCGTATTGCTGGAATAAAATATAAAGATCGTATTGTCTATACTGTTCACGGGTTTGACTCTATTCGTCTTCGTCATAGAGTGTTTTTACCATTAGAGCGGCTATTACAGCGGTATTGCGCAGCAATTGTTGCTGTTTCATGTTATGATGAAATGAATTTAAAGAAGGAAAAAATATATACTAATGTTTTGACTATTCATAACGGGGTACAGTCGCCTAAAACAGCTGTTTTAAGACCATTTGATAATAGTGGATATAAAAAAGTTATTATGACGGTTGCTCGTATTTCGCCGCAGAAACGATTTGACGGGTTTCTTACAGTGGCATCTCATCATGAAATGCAAGATTTTTTATTTGTGTGGGTCGGCGGCGCGGCAGGAAAAACACTGGATGACCTGCAACAAGAGTATACTATTCCCCCAAACGTGTTACTGTTGGGTGATTATCCTGATGCAAGCTCGCTTTTAGTGTATTGTGATTTATTCATTTTGCTGACGAATTATGAAGGTTTACCGATGACTATACTTGAAGCCATGGCTCAAGGAAAAGTTGTTGTTGCCTCTGCTGTAGGCGGGATTCCAGAACTTGTAGATGATTCGAATGGAATGTTGGTGAAAAACGATGAAGATGCTGTTATGGCAATACATCAGTTATTAGCTGATGAAGAGAAATTAAAGCAGATGGAACAGATATCAGTTTATAAATATCTTAATTATTTTACCTTTGAGACTATGTATCATAAATACGCTGAGTTATATAAAACAATTTTTAACCTAACAAGGGAAGAAGAATGA
- a CDS encoding GIY-YIG nuclease family protein, producing MNIGRLIPFLQEKCKEIKTHCATGSDDIFEPKYAFLEGNFKNWQENQSQKNFGRKYILSLIYWNKDEWLFAGIYESVSVSEENSKYKYETCLLNVANEFIGKLIINFKKDFRASYLRLEKYIENMNVLEIKRESIKIDFPGYDKVNVSWNELSNLIKIDSWKTALENQKGVYLITDINSGKMYVGSAYGENMILGRWENYIANGHGGNKELKKIEFEYIKKNFRYSILEIFKSTIDDKIILARETWWKETLLTRKFGYNVN from the coding sequence ATGAATATAGGTAGGTTAATTCCTTTTTTGCAAGAAAAATGTAAAGAAATAAAAACTCATTGTGCAACTGGAAGTGATGATATATTTGAGCCAAAGTATGCATTCCTTGAAGGAAATTTTAAAAATTGGCAAGAGAATCAAAGTCAAAAAAACTTTGGGAGAAAATATATATTGTCACTAATTTATTGGAATAAAGATGAATGGCTTTTTGCTGGTATTTATGAAAGTGTTTCTGTAAGTGAAGAAAATAGTAAATATAAATATGAAACCTGTTTGCTAAATGTAGCGAATGAGTTCATTGGTAAACTGATTATTAATTTTAAGAAAGATTTTAGAGCTTCATATTTACGATTAGAAAAGTATATAGAAAATATGAATGTTTTGGAAATTAAGAGAGAATCTATAAAAATTGATTTTCCAGGTTATGACAAAGTAAATGTAAGCTGGAATGAACTTTCAAACTTAATTAAAATAGATTCATGGAAAACTGCGTTGGAAAATCAGAAAGGCGTATACTTAATAACAGATATAAATTCTGGAAAAATGTATGTAGGTTCAGCCTATGGAGAAAATATGATTCTTGGAAGATGGGAAAATTATATAGCAAATGGACATGGAGGAAATAAGGAACTAAAAAAAATAGAGTTTGAATATATAAAGAAAAATTTTAGATATTCAATTTTAGAAATTTTTAAATCAACCATTGATGATAAAATCATATTAGCAAGAGAAACGTGGTGGAAAGAAACTCTTCTAACAAGAAAATTCGGGTATAACGTTAATTAA
- a CDS encoding TM2 domain-containing protein has protein sequence MNKFSKVTGLIAFWTELSLLIAIILLIFFPKSIVGRYLSSLDEYKDIFIVPWQEIIKNFIFFLLLGIFCLKSNSNEREYGILTLYFYILITIIFDNPFSVSALFIAVSQKGVNYLTFFSAFNSAQNSILYIFILIRNISFILSAGSMIVKSESRYLEIKNNKRISPKSRTYLILYSAFLGFLGIDRFYIGRTVIGIGKLLLGLIIVTEFFLVFRYWYTLLFIDRSVFIILLILLIGFVSISVLVNSIDFILAVFGRMKDSEKNLVRNW, from the coding sequence ATGAATAAGTTTTCAAAAGTTACAGGATTAATTGCATTTTGGACAGAACTAAGTTTACTTATTGCAATAATTCTTTTAATTTTTTTTCCAAAAAGTATTGTAGGAAGATATTTGTCATCCTTAGATGAGTATAAAGATATATTTATTGTTCCGTGGCAAGAAATTATTAAGAACTTTATTTTTTTCCTTTTACTGGGAATTTTCTGTTTAAAAAGTAATTCAAATGAAAGGGAGTATGGAATTCTAACACTTTATTTTTATATTCTCATAACAATAATATTTGATAATCCTTTTTCGGTTTCCGCCTTATTTATCGCTGTGTCACAGAAAGGAGTAAATTACCTTACATTTTTTTCTGCATTTAATTCTGCACAGAATTCCATTTTATATATATTTATTCTGATAAGAAATATTTCTTTTATTTTATCAGCAGGTAGTATGATTGTAAAGAGCGAAAGCCGATATTTGGAAATAAAAAATAATAAAAGAATTTCACCAAAAAGCAGAACTTATTTAATACTTTATTCTGCATTTTTAGGTTTTTTAGGAATTGATAGATTCTATATAGGACGAACGGTAATAGGTATTGGAAAATTATTACTTGGATTGATTATTGTTACTGAATTTTTTTTGGTTTTTCGCTATTGGTATACACTTCTTTTTATAGATAGAAGTGTATTTATTATATTATTAATATTATTAATAGGTTTTGTAAGTATATCAGTGCTCGTAAATAGCATAGATTTCATTCTTGCAGTTTTTGGAAGAATGAAGGATTCTGAAAAAAACTTAGTGAGAAATTGGTAG
- a CDS encoding nucleotidyltransferase family protein, protein MKPKEKKEIFHFLEYNKNILQSYGVKKIGLFGSYVHNKQNKNSDIDILVEFHDDKKNYNNFINLVYYLEDNLNAKIDLLTIESLSPYIGQRILNEVEYVSIK, encoded by the coding sequence ATGAAACCTAAAGAAAAAAAAGAGATTTTTCATTTCTTAGAATATAATAAAAACATTCTCCAGTCCTATGGCGTAAAAAAAATAGGTCTTTTTGGTTCTTATGTACATAATAAACAAAATAAAAATAGCGATATTGATATATTAGTAGAATTCCATGATGATAAAAAAAATTATAATAACTTTATAAATTTAGTTTATTACTTGGAAGATAATTTGAATGCAAAAATAGATTTATTAACCATAGAAAGTTTAAGTCCTTATATTGGTCAGAGAATACTCAATGAGGTTGAATATGTATCGATCAAATGA
- a CDS encoding SUMF1/EgtB/PvdO family nonheme iron enzyme: MEYVIPTKEQEKTLYVVEDFPLEDSLKPVFNYRFFYAIAYCNDLSIKEGLTPCYYLNEKPINLYNNYNTDAKGFVLDKNANGYRLPTLKEYRKASPNNPCWAWGKNEISQRPIIHYKNGEELIYWTSADNHSERVTFYMVKNK; the protein is encoded by the coding sequence ATGGAGTATGTTATACCCACAAAGGAACAAGAGAAAACTCTTTATGTTGTAGAGGATTTTCCTTTAGAAGATTCGTTAAAACCTGTATTTAATTATAGGTTTTTTTATGCAATTGCATATTGTAATGATTTAAGTATAAAAGAAGGTCTCACACCTTGTTATTATTTGAATGAAAAACCTATAAATCTGTATAATAACTATAATACAGATGCGAAAGGCTTTGTTTTAGATAAGAATGCAAATGGTTATCGACTTCCAACATTAAAAGAATATAGAAAGGCATCTCCAAATAATCCTTGTTGGGCTTGGGGTAAAAATGAAATATCTCAACGGCCAATAATTCATTACAAAAATGGAGAAGAATTAATATATTGGACTTCGGCTGATAATCATAGTGAAAGAGTTACTTTTTATATGGTAAAAAATAAATGA
- a CDS encoding IS256 family transposase, with protein MTEGKRREIIKTLLSEYDIQSAQDIQEALKDLLGGTIKEMMEAEMEAHLGYEKSERSDNDDYRNGYKSKTVKSSIGEVELEVPQDRKSTFEPQVVKKGQKDISDIDHKIISMYAKGMTTRQISDTIEDIYGFDVSEGFISDVTDKIVPQIEEWQNRPLDDVYPVIYIDAIHYSVRDNGVIVKKAAYVILGLTCDGRKEVLSLAIGKNESAKFWLNALNELKNRGVQDIMIICADGLTGIKEAIYAAFPKTDYQRCMVHMVRNTLKYVASKDMKSFATDLKTIYNAASEGEGLKARDRVVEKWSAKYPNSMKRWIENWDVVVPIFKFSKDIRKIIYTTNAIESLNSSYRKLNRQRSVFPSDQALLKALYLTTFEATKKWTQPIHNWGQAYGEMCIMYEGRLPD; from the coding sequence ATGACTGAAGGCAAAAGAAGAGAGATTATTAAAACTTTGCTTTCAGAATACGACATCCAGTCAGCGCAGGATATTCAGGAAGCACTGAAAGACCTTCTAGGCGGAACCATCAAAGAAATGATGGAAGCAGAGATGGAGGCTCACTTGGGATATGAAAAATCTGAGCGTTCTGACAACGATGATTACCGAAACGGTTACAAGTCAAAGACTGTAAAATCAAGTATCGGAGAAGTTGAACTGGAAGTTCCTCAAGACAGAAAATCAACTTTCGAACCGCAGGTCGTAAAAAAAGGCCAGAAAGATATTTCTGACATCGATCATAAAATCATATCAATGTATGCAAAGGGAATGACAACCCGTCAGATTTCAGACACCATCGAAGACATTTACGGCTTTGATGTGTCTGAGGGTTTTATTTCCGATGTCACAGATAAGATAGTTCCGCAGATTGAAGAATGGCAGAACCGGCCGCTTGATGATGTTTATCCGGTCATTTACATCGATGCCATTCACTATTCTGTCAGAGACAACGGAGTGATTGTCAAAAAAGCCGCTTATGTAATTCTTGGACTTACCTGTGACGGGCGTAAGGAAGTGCTGTCGCTTGCCATAGGCAAAAATGAAAGTGCTAAGTTCTGGCTGAACGCTCTGAATGAGCTTAAGAACCGTGGAGTGCAGGATATTATGATTATCTGTGCTGACGGCCTTACAGGTATCAAAGAGGCCATCTATGCCGCATTTCCAAAAACTGATTATCAGCGCTGTATGGTTCACATGGTCCGCAACACTCTGAAATACGTTGCATCAAAAGACATGAAATCTTTCGCTACTGACCTGAAGACAATTTACAACGCAGCCTCCGAAGGTGAAGGGCTGAAAGCTCGCGACCGAGTTGTTGAAAAATGGTCCGCAAAATATCCGAACTCCATGAAGCGCTGGATAGAAAACTGGGATGTTGTCGTGCCTATTTTTAAGTTCTCTAAGGATATCCGGAAAATCATTTACACCACGAATGCGATTGAAAGCCTGAATTCCAGTTACCGAAAACTCAATCGCCAGCGCAGTGTATTCCCAAGCGACCAGGCTCTGCTCAAAGCTTTGTATCTTACAACTTTTGAAGCAACAAAAAAATGGACTCAGCCGATTCACAACTGGGGCCAGGCCTACGGAGAAATGTGCATAATGTACGAAGGTCGCCTGCCTGACTAA
- a CDS encoding NAD-dependent epimerase/dehydratase family protein has product MTIAIIGGSGFIGTRLTRRLLAAGHTVKILDKQDSKYYHELRAFADVRDIDSLQKGLSSNIECVINLAAEHRDDVEPKSLYDEVNVNGAENVCKVCSEYSIKKIIFTSSVAVYGFAPLNTNETGAINYFNDYGRTKWFAEGKYRAWLNSNTNNSLTIIRPTVVFGEQNRGNVYNLLRQISSGFFPFIGDGKNRKSMAYVENIAAFIEFSLNNTSGEHLFNYIDKPDFDMNTLTKEVYAILGKPHHKIFHWPYWLGYFGGLCFDLLAKITGKKLAISSIRVKKFCANTLFDSINTQKTSFRPPVSLKDGLYNTVKYEFIDKVQGHNFYSE; this is encoded by the coding sequence ATGACTATTGCAATAATAGGCGGTTCCGGATTTATCGGAACAAGATTGACTCGACGGCTCTTAGCTGCCGGACATACTGTTAAAATACTTGATAAGCAGGATAGTAAGTATTATCATGAATTACGGGCTTTTGCTGATGTTAGAGATATTGATTCTCTACAGAAAGGTTTAAGTTCGAATATCGAGTGTGTTATCAACTTAGCTGCTGAGCATCGTGATGATGTTGAACCTAAGAGCCTCTATGATGAGGTGAATGTTAACGGTGCCGAAAATGTATGTAAAGTATGTTCGGAATACAGCATAAAAAAAATTATTTTTACAAGCTCTGTTGCTGTTTATGGCTTTGCTCCTTTAAATACGAACGAGACGGGGGCAATAAACTATTTTAATGATTACGGAAGAACAAAATGGTTTGCAGAGGGAAAGTATCGTGCTTGGCTGAATTCCAATACGAATAACTCACTTACAATTATTCGCCCTACTGTTGTTTTTGGCGAACAGAACAGAGGCAATGTGTATAATCTTCTAAGACAAATTAGTTCCGGATTTTTTCCTTTTATCGGTGATGGAAAAAACAGAAAGTCTATGGCGTATGTTGAAAACATTGCCGCTTTTATTGAATTTTCTCTTAATAATACTTCTGGGGAGCACTTATTTAACTATATAGATAAGCCGGACTTTGATATGAATACTCTTACCAAAGAGGTGTATGCTATACTTGGAAAACCGCATCATAAAATTTTTCATTGGCCGTATTGGTTGGGGTATTTTGGAGGTCTTTGTTTTGATCTTCTTGCCAAAATAACTGGAAAAAAATTAGCTATCAGCTCTATTAGGGTAAAAAAATTTTGCGCAAACACCCTTTTTGATTCAATTAATACTCAAAAGACTAGTTTTAGGCCTCCTGTTTCATTGAAAGATGGTTTATATAATACGGTTAAATACGAATTTATTGATAAGGTTCAAGGGCATAATTTTTATAGTGAATAA